A region from the Triticum aestivum cultivar Chinese Spring chromosome 3D, IWGSC CS RefSeq v2.1, whole genome shotgun sequence genome encodes:
- the LOC123080388 gene encoding inactive leucine-rich repeat receptor-like protein kinase CORYNE has product MAPGAGTAAAAKNPTKTLAATLLLVLLLADLPLCASQPPLHSQPLPATQSPAAPLPPPQPRAPHARAGGAARLRRIALGVLLGSLAGFLLSLAFLYAIRVAVLHAGNAPAVARGPVSFTPQISPKSLQCALPSARPLARGPRGTYHKLDLDGDVTVAVKVLDLAAASRASPSPSPSPSRPASGSKSDMRRVQRQLELLARVRHLNVMSLKAYVRDADRLSLVYDFVPGGSLEDVMKRVRSQQVSLSWDTRNRIAAGVAKGLRHLHFECNPRILHCNLKPSNVMLEEGFEPVLADCGVARLLDSGSPDPESSGSLYTAPECYQSSRYTDKCDVYAFGMILGVLLTGKDPADLFFSGESGRGSLARWLRHMQHSGDMKEALDSSIVGEEVDEEEMVMAVRVAIVCLSELPADRPSSDELVAMLAQLHSF; this is encoded by the exons ATGGCGCCGGgagccgggacggcggcggcggccaagaaCCCTACCAaaaccctcgccgccaccctcctcctcgtcctcctgctCGCCGACCTCCCGCTCTGCGCCTCCCAGCCGCCGCTGCACTCCCAGCCCCTGCCCGCCACGCAGTCCCCGGCcgcgcccctgccgccgccgcagcccagGGCCCCCcacgcgcgggccggcggcgccgcccgcctccgccgcatCGCGCTCGGGGTCCTCCTCGGCTCGCTCGCCGGCTTcctcctctccctcgccttcctctACGCCATCCGCGTCGCCGTGCTCCATGCCGGGAACGCGCCGGCCGTCGCCCGGGGCCCCGTCTCCTTCACGCCGCAAATCTCGCCCAAGAGCCTCCAGTGCGCGCTCCCCTCCGCGCGCCCGCTCGCGCGCGGGCCCCGCGGGACGTACCACAAGCTCGACCTCGACGGCGACGTCACCGTCGCCGTCAAGGTGCTCGACCTTGCCGCCGCCAGCCgcgcctcgccctcgccctcgccctcgccctcgcggccGGCGAGCGGCTCCAAGTCCGACATGCGGAGGGTGCAGCGGCAGCTGGAGCTGCTCGCCCGGGTGCGGCACCTCAACGTGATGAGCCTCAAGGCCTACGTCCGCGACGCCGACCGGCTCTCGCTCGTCTACGACTTCGTCCCGGGGGGCAGCCTCGAGGACGTGATGAAGAGGGTGAGGTCGCAGCAGGTGAGCCTCAGCTGGGACACCAGGAACAGGATTGCGGCCGGGGTGGCCAAGGGACTGCGCCACCTGCACTTCGAGTGCAACCCCAGGATACTGCATTGCAACCTCAAGCCGTCGAATGTGATGCTGGAGGAAGGCTTCGAACCGGTGCTGGCGGATTGCGGGGTTGCGAGGCTGCTCGATTCGGGTTCGCCTGATCCGGAGTCGTCCGGTAGCCTCTACACTGCTCCAGAGTGCTACCAAAGTAGCAG GTACACAGATAAGTGCGACGTCTATGCTTTCGGCATGATCCTCGGCGTTCTGCTCACCGGGAAAGACCCCGCAGACCTGTTTTTCTCAGGAGAAAGTGGACGGGGCAGCCTGGCACGATGGCTCCGTCACATGCAGCATTCCGGCGACATGAAAGAAGCGCTGGACAGCAGCATTGTAGgggaggaggtcgacgaggaggagaTGGTGATGGCCGTCAGGGTCGCCATCGTGTGCCTCTCGGAGCTGCCAGCCGATCGGCCATCCAGCGACGAACTCGTAGCCATGCTCGCCCAGCTCCACAGCTTCTAA